One Bacteroidia bacterium DNA segment encodes these proteins:
- a CDS encoding 1-acyl-sn-glycerol-3-phosphate acyltransferase, with the protein MTILALIPVPTKNPKIKRLYTNHFKQYCKLLTKTHFNIKVEKINPYNEDFSHPAIIVCNHQTLFDVPLTLGFFPNLFVVTNNWHGKSTIRFIIEKYVDFIPNSNGVEVVLKESEKRIKYNSNGLFFPEGSRTNLQSISRYHKGAFLLAAMLKIDIIPIVIHASEGIWKKKWYFYKTGKIKIHIGKRIVPVNPENNEEIKNQTKFVCNLSREIYLKLQQQ; encoded by the coding sequence ATGACAATTCTGGCTCTGATCCCTGTTCCTACAAAAAATCCTAAAATTAAAAGACTATATACTAATCATTTCAAACAATACTGTAAGCTTTTAACCAAAACACATTTTAATATTAAAGTCGAAAAGATTAATCCTTATAACGAAGATTTCTCGCATCCTGCAATAATTGTTTGCAACCACCAGACTTTATTTGATGTTCCGCTTACACTTGGATTTTTTCCTAACTTATTCGTTGTTACTAACAATTGGCATGGAAAATCAACCATACGATTTATTATTGAAAAATATGTTGATTTTATTCCAAATTCCAATGGAGTTGAAGTAGTATTAAAAGAATCTGAAAAAAGAATAAAATATAATTCGAACGGACTTTTCTTTCCTGAGGGAAGCAGAACTAATTTGCAGTCGATTTCACGATATCATAAAGGAGCATTTTTATTGGCTGCAATGCTAAAAATTGATATAATTCCGATAGTAATTCACGCCTCTGAAGGAATTTGGAAAAAAAAGTGGTATTTTTACAAAACCGGAAAAATTAAGATCCATATTGGAAAAAGAATTGTACCTGTAAATCCCGAAAATAACGAAGAAATTAAAAATCAAACTAAATTTGTTTGTAATTTATCAAGAGAAATTTATTTAAAACTGCAACAACAATAA
- a CDS encoding T9SS type A sorting domain-containing protein, whose protein sequence is MKKSILFSLIIISFLPVFSQTVTDYDGNVYNTVTIGTQVWMKQNLKVTHYNNGDAISNVTDNTAWSSLSSGAYCNFNNDVANVATYGRLYNFYALVDSRKICPTGWHAPEDWELTNLENNLGGATVAGGKMKEAGTTHWTSPNTGATNSSNFTFLPGGMRISSGTFGNFGSAGFLWTSTEQGSLNAWYRWLGTNAADSYKNSGSKGFGFSVRCISNTAAGVYENNIDFNINVYPNPAKNIVNIEIEKTDDYNISVYNILGSCVINQKLNNQKNTINVSSLENGIYLLQISNKSGVVSQQKIVKE, encoded by the coding sequence ATGAAAAAATCTATACTTTTTTCTTTAATTATCATTTCCTTTTTACCTGTATTTTCACAAACCGTAACAGATTATGATGGTAATGTTTATAATACTGTAACAATTGGCACGCAAGTTTGGATGAAACAAAACCTTAAAGTAACTCATTATAATAATGGAGATGCTATTTCAAATGTGACTGATAATACAGCATGGAGCAGCCTTTCAAGCGGAGCTTATTGTAACTTTAATAATGATGTTGCCAATGTTGCAACTTATGGTAGGTTATATAATTTTTATGCATTAGTTGATAGTCGTAAAATTTGCCCTACAGGTTGGCATGCACCTGAAGACTGGGAGTTGACTAATTTAGAAAATAATCTTGGTGGTGCAACTGTAGCAGGGGGTAAAATGAAAGAAGCAGGTACAACACATTGGACCAGCCCAAATACTGGAGCAACAAACTCAAGTAATTTTACTTTCTTACCTGGTGGTATGAGAATAAGTAGCGGCACATTTGGTAATTTTGGAAGTGCTGGTTTCTTATGGACATCAACAGAACAAGGAAGTTTAAATGCATGGTATCGCTGGCTTGGAACAAATGCTGCAGATAGTTATAAAAATTCGGGAAGTAAAGGTTTTGGTTTCTCGGTAAGATGTATCAGCAATACTGCTGCCGGTGTTTACGAAAACAATATTGATTTTAATATTAATGTTTACCCAAACCCTGCTAAAAATATTGTAAATATTGAGATTGAAAAAACTGATGATTATAATATTTCTGTTTATAATATTTTAGGTTCTTGTGTTATTAATCAAAAATTAAATAACCAGAAAAATACAATTAATGTAAGTTCTTTAGAAAACGGTATTTA